In one Kluyveromyces marxianus DMKU3-1042 DNA, complete genome, chromosome 4 genomic region, the following are encoded:
- the YTM1 gene encoding Ytm1p produces the protein MSNDKSQVKLRFFTREEDETLHVNDTPIYAPVSLKRYGLSEIVNHLLELPKSVPFDFLIDGELLRTSLQEYLTKKGLSSENFLNVEYTRAVLPPSYLSSFDNEDWVSALDVGSNYIYSGSYDGIVRTYNLSGKVEKQYSGHSGPIRAVRYISNTRLVSAGNDRTLRLWKTKNDDLKAIDEEEVEDGKTLAILEGHKAPIVSIDVSKDRILSASYDNAVGLWSTNYKEMTVIDPMEDLGNNVSSAAKKRRKLTLKDGSIRRRAPLSLLESHSAPVEAVLFDNLDQTVGYSVSQDHTIKTWDLITSKCVDTKTTSYSLLSIAQLPKLNLLACGSSARHITLHDPRVDSSSKITQQQLIGHKNFVVALDTCPENEYMLCSASHDGTVKVWDVRSNSAMYTITREDKSVVKGVNDKVFDVKWAQGVGIISGGQDKKIQINKGDNIFSN, from the coding sequence ATGTCTAACGATAAATCCCAGGTTAAGCTACGTTTTTTCACTCGTGAAGAGGATGAAACATTGCATGTTAATGACACTCCAATATACGCACCAGTCAGTCTAAAGAGATATGGTCTTTCTGAGATTGTTAATCATTTGTTGGAACTACCAAAATCTGTACCATTTGATTTCCTTATTGATGGGGAACTTTTGAGAACTTCTCTTCAAGAATATTTGACCAAGAAAGGTCTCTCATCGGAAaactttttgaatgttGAATATACCAGAGCAGTTCTTCCACCTTCATACCTCTCCAGTTTCGATAATGAGGACTGGGTTAGTGCTCTTGATGTCGGAAGCAATTACATTTACAGCGGTTCTTATGATGGTATTGTGAGAACATACAATTTGTCCGGTAAGGTCGAAAAGCAATACAGTGGTCATTCTGGCCCTATTAGAGCTGTACGCTACATTTCTAACACTAGATTGGTATCTGCAGGTAACGATCGTACTTTACGTCTATGGAAAACTAAAAACGATGATTTGAAGGCCatcgatgaagaagaggtggAAGATGGTAAAACTCTTGCTATCTTAGAAGGTCACAAGGCTCCTATCGTTTCCATAGATGTCTCAAAGGACCGTATCCTATCTGCATCTTACGATAATGCAGTCGGTTTATGGTCAACTAACTACAAGGAAATGACAGTTATTGATCCAATGGAAGATTTAGGAAATAATGTGTCTTCTGCtgcaaagaagagaagaaagctAACTCTAAAGGATGGATcaatcagaagaagagctcCTTTGTCATTACTAGAATCGCATTCTGCTCCAGTAGAGGCTGTCCTCTTTGATAATTTAGACCAAACTGTTGGTTATTCCGTATCACAGGATCACACAATCAAAACCTGGGATCTAATAACATCTAAGTGTGTCGATACCAAGACTACCTCATATTCTTTACTATCTATTGCTCAATTGCCGAAATTAAACCTTTTGGCATGTGGTTCTAGTGCAAGACATATCACTCTTCATGATCCTCGTGTAGATTCATCCTCAAAAATCACACAACAACAGCTAATTGGTCACAAGAATTTTGTAGTTGCATTGGATACTTGTCCTGAAAATGAATATATGTTGTGCTCAGCTTCTCACGATGGTACTGTCAAAGTTTGGGATGTTAGATCGAACTCCGCCATGTACACCATAACAAGAGAAGATAAATCTGTAGTAAAGGGCGTCAACGACAAGGTTTTTGACGTCAAATGGGCACAAGGTGTGGGCATCATTAGCGGTGGCCAGGATAAGAAGATTCAAATTAATAAGGGTGACAACATTTTCAGTAATTAA
- the TPO4 gene encoding Tpo4p has product MSSSGSVADTKETKNDVLIDPKDLDWDGPDDLDNPHNWPAWKKWYTTMTAAILCLVVTMGSSLFVTGVPDLVVRYGISQTLALSGLTFYLLGLSTVIGAPLSEVFGRKPVYLFSLPLSMLFTMGVGLSNGHMRMILPLRFLSGVFGSPALSIASGTIVDIFDIDEISVAMAFFCTAPFLGPVISPIIGGFATEKETWRWAVWIQLFAGGLIMPFIILMPETNKTVLLIKRAKKRNLNIKKPSKEELRAFLKMTMTITVFRPIKMLFVEPIVLVFSIYVAFIFAVLFGFFEAYPVIFRGVYRMSIGVSGLPFIGIGIGLWIGAVFYVWYDRRYFFPKAPASIPDSPHPDSMRTSPTRGHRDEDGNLKPLTPEVFLNITKIGSIALPIGLFWLGWTARESVHWMAPTAAGVPFGFGLILIFFSVIIYFSTSYPPLVVASAMAANNMLRYVVSCVFPLFTVQMYNNLGIDWASSLFGFICIAMIPIPWLFERFGPKMRSISQFGFSVEDMEAQAEEDNEAQHSAIINRVVSNEEVITHKVRYEQEGKLAKDNNINNNSTEDAAEALTRVTTYETTVSNESAERDNDQSNTHSNSLLIQPINENRDENSDKV; this is encoded by the coding sequence ATGTCTTCTAGTGGATCTGTTGCAGACACTAAGGAGACCAAAAATGACGTTTTAATAGATCCAAAAGACCTCGACTGGGATGGACCAGATGATCTTGATAACCCACACAACTGGCCAGCTTGGAAGAAATGGTACACCACTATGACTGCTGCCATATTATGTTTGGTCGTGACTATGGGATCGTCCCTTTTCGTTACAGGTGTTCCAGATCTGGTGGTCAGATATGGGATAAGCCAAACCCTGGCGTTGTCTGGTTTAACTTTTTATCTTTTAGGACTTTCAACCGTTATCGGTGCTCCTTTGAGTGAAGTTTTTGGACGTAAACCAGTCTActtgttttctttaccTCTTTCTATGCTTTTTACAATGGGTGTTGGTTTGTCCAACGGTCATATGAGAATGATCTTACCCCTCAGATTTTTGTCCGGTGTGTTTGGTTCACCTGCGTTGTCAATTGCTTCCGGTACCATTGTCgatatttttgatatcgATGAGATTTCCGTGGCCATGGCCTTCTTCTGTACTGCTCCTTTCTTGGGGCCCGTCATCTCCCCTATCATTGGTGGTTTTGCAACTGAGAAGGAAACCTGGAGATGGGCTGTTTGGATTCAACTTTTCGCTGGTGGTCTGATTATGCCATTCATTATACTAATGCCAGAAACTAACAAAACTGTGTTGCTAATAAAACGTGCGAAAAAGCGTAATTTGAACATCAAGAAACCAAGCAAAGAAGAGCTTCGCgctttcttgaaaatgaCCATGACAATTACTGTTTTCAGGCCAATAAAGATGTTGTTCGTCGAACCAATTGTTCTTGTGTTCTCTATTTATGTTGCATTCATTTTTGCTGTTCTTTTCGGGTTTTTCGAAGCCTACCCAGTTATCTTCCGTGGTGTCTACAGAATGTCCATTGGTGTTTCTGGTTTACCATTTATCGGTATAGGTATCGGTTTATGGATTGGCGCAGTTTTCTATGTTTGGTATGATCGCCGTTATTTCTTCCCAAAGGCTCCAGCATCAATTCCAGATAGCCCACACCCAGATAGCATGCGTACTAGCCCTACAAGAGGTCACAGAGATGAAGACGGTAACCTTAAGCCATTGACTCCAGAAGTCTTTTTGAACATTACTAAAATTGGCTCAATTGCCTTACCTATAGGTTTATTCTGGTTAGGCTGGACTGCAAGAGAATCTGTGCACTGGATGGCTCCAACCGCCGCCGGTGTGCcatttggttttggtttgatccttatctttttctctGTCATCATATACTTTTCCACCTCTTACCCACCATTAGTTGTCGCTTCAGCAATGGCTGCTAACAATATGTTGAGATATGTCGTATCATGTGTCTTCCCATTGTTCACAGTTCAAATGTACAATAACCTTGGAATTGATTGGGCAAGTTCTTTGTTCGGTTTCATTTGCATTGCTATGATCCCAATCCCATGGCTGTTTGAGCGTTTTGGTCCAAAGATGAGAAGCATTTCTCAATTTGGCTTCAGTGTAGAAGATATGGAAGCACaggctgaagaagataatgaAGCTCAACATTCCGCAATAATTAACAGAGTTGTAAGCAATGAAGAAGTTATTACTCATAAAGTTCGATATGAACAGGAAGGCAAACTTGCCaaagataataatattaacAATAATAGTACAGAAGATGCTGCGGAAGCTCTAACTCGAGTTACAACTTATGAAACAACTGTATCAAATGAGAGTGCAGAAAGAGATAACGACCAAAGCAATACGCACAGcaattctcttttgatACAACCAATTAATGAGAATCGAGATGAAAATTCAGATAAAGTTTAG
- the DML1 gene encoding Dml1p codes for MQEIINVSLSHRSNHLISQFYNCLEPLLYDADHENDVFLNQSVDKVNKTVSYTPRALLWDAKLGNGSLGTYQYVSENDHVDSLKREDDKNVLNTAQTVQTHDRIRKSPYQLALDQGNAQLPKLNDDIAQYWSDYSKLIYDPSSFNLLQDWYHDSEHQSNAPNFQNLHQVYFDKYEVGLEQFKERYSNDFFDNNLHLQLEKCDNLQGFNIVTEVDDAWGGFAASLLMELKDELPKVSYFTYAWNKDDVVSLKEPIHSTKTKFQALCNKIRATISLVQESDLFFPIYADSKKSFWQSTGETVLLFDSINSIFHGSRKHSSTDINVRKMSHLTDVLTLGESKRNIVSKLNVDHYTSYSFYERLPYYKNSKGQSSFTFTECEIDRVCHDKATKFHFNTYPWTNSDTVPESHRVCTEAILGVTEKSRDVFKTWEDLVSRYFRYDSDREELKDNLATISQEYEHGFYDDEDSGLDM; via the coding sequence ATGCAAGAAATTATTAATGTTTCGTTATCACACAGGTCGAATCATTTGATTTCGCAGTTTTATAATTGCTTGGAACCGCTATTGTACGATGCAGACCATGAGAACGACGTTTTCTTGAATCAGTCAGTGGACAAAGTTAACAAGACCGTCTCATATACTCCACGTGCACTTCTATGGGATGCTAAACTAGGGAACGGATCTCTAGGTACTTATCAGTACGTGTCTGAGAACGATCATGTCGATTCTTTGAAACGTGAAGATGATAAGAATGTCTTAAATACGGCACAAACTGTACAAACGCATGACAGAATTAGAAAATCTCCATACCAACTAGCATTAGACCAAGGCAATGCTCAGCTTCCTAAATTGAATGACGACATTGCGCAGTACTGGTCGGATTATAGCAAGTTGATATACGATCCAAGCAGTTTTAATCTATTACAGGATTGGTATCACGATTCAGAGCACCAATCCAATGCGCCaaatttccaaaacttACATCAAGTGTACTTTGATAAATATGAGGTTGGTTTGGAACAATTTAAGGAACGATACTCCAATGATTTTTTCGATAATAATTTACACTTacaattggaaaaatgTGACAACTTACAAGGGTTCAATATTGTAACAGAAGTAGACGATGCGTGGGGAGGGTTTGCGGCATCATTATTAATGGAACTCAAAGATGAACTGCCAAAAGTTTCATATTTCACCTATGCTTGGAACAAGGATGATGTCGTTTCATTGAAAGAGCCGATCCACTCGACAAAAACCAAGTTCCAAGCACTCTGTAATAAAATCAGGGCCACCATTTCATTAGTACAGGAGTCTGATCTCTTCTTCCCAATTTATGCAGATTCTAAAAAATCATTCTGGCAATCTACTGGGGAAACAGTCTTGTTATTCGATtcaatcaattcaattttCCACGGCTCAAGGAAGCATTCATCGACTGATATCAATGTAAGAAAAATGTCCCACCTAACTGATGTGCTTACATTAGGAGAGTCTAAAAGGAATATCGTTTCGAAACTTAATGTAGATCACTATACCTCGTACTCTTTTTATGAAAGATTACCTTACTACAAAAACTCTAAAGGCCAATCATCCTTCACATTTACAGAATGTGAAATAGATCGCGTTTGCCATGACAAGGCAACAAAATTCCATTTCAACACATATCCTTGGACAAATTCGGATACCGTTCCCGAATCTCATCGTGTCTGTACGGAAGCTATTTTGGGTGTCACAGAAAAATCGAGAGACGTTTTTAAGACTTGGGAAGATTTGGTTTCAAGGTATTTCCGCTACGATTCAGatagagaagaattgaaagataaTCTTGCGACTATTTCCCAAGAATATGAACATGGGTTTTATGATGACGAAGACTCTGGTTTAGATATGTAA
- the MOD5 gene encoding tRNA dimethylallyltransferase produces MIKKIIKDWIMPRPKVIVIAGTTGVGKSDLSIQIATKYNGEVINSDSMQMYKGIPVITNKHPIEERNGVKHHLMNHVSWDEEYYIHRFEQECTEAIQDIHSRGKMPIIVGGTHYYLQTLFNKRVNERIRNPNAEETKILDSNDAKLVYDTLKSVDPTIASKFHINDIRRVKRMLEIYYTTGEKPSEAFEKQDTSLKYDTLFFWIYSKPEILDKRLDLRVDKMMDLGALEEIKELYAYYKEHKFTAEKCENGVWQVIGFKEFLPWLNNPENCDFNACVEKMKIRTRQYAKRQVKWIKKMLMPDIDGKIYILDATDLEQWNVNVSQRASSIIEDFTQGRSTKLPYAPEMLSSLLIHDSQNSPKLNADWKQYTCDICKDKDNKNLIAIGTKNWEIHLKSRRHKANINKQHKKLNFEKWQKRKIEEVDH; encoded by the coding sequence atgatcaagaagatcatAAAAGATTGGATAATGCCAAGACCTAAGGTTATTGTAATCGCTGGAACAACTGGCGTTGGGAAGTCCGATTTGTCTATTCAGATTGCTACTAAATATAATGGCGAAGTCATCAACTCAGACTCTATGCAGATGTACAAGGGTATACCTGTgataacaaacaaacatccaatagaagaaagaaatggtGTCAAACATCACTTGATGAACCATGTTTCATGGGACGAAGAATACTATATTCATCGATTTGAGCAAGAGTGCACAGAAGCCATACAAGACATTCATAGTAGAGGTAAAATGCCTATAATAGTAGGCGGAACACACTACTATTTACAGACTCTCTTTAACAAGCGGGTTAATGAAAGGATACGGAATCCTAatgcagaagaaacaaagatcTTAGACAGCAATGATGCGAAATTGGTTTACGATACTTTGAAATCAGTTGATCCAACAATAGCAAGTAAGTTCCATATCAATGACATTAGAAGGGTCAAGAGAATGTTAGAGATATACTACACCACGGGTGAAAAACCGAGTGAAGCGTTTGAGAAGCAAGACACATCTTTAAAATATGATACACTCTTTTTTTGGATATACAGCAAACCAGAAATTTTGGACAAAAGACTTGATTTAAGAGTTGATAAAATGATGGACTTAGGAGCTTTGGAGGAGATCAAGGAACTATATGCGTACTATAAAGAACATAAATTCACTGCTGAAAAATGTGAAAATGGTGTGTGGCAGGTAATTggattcaaagaatttttACCGTGGCTAAATAACCCAGAAAACTGCGATTTTAATGCTTGTGtagaaaagatgaaaatcAGAACGAGACAATATGCTAAGAGGCAGGTTAAGTGgattaaaaaaatgctAATGCCAGATATTGATgggaaaatatatattttagatGCAACTGATCTAGAACAATGGAATGTCAATGTCTCTCAACGAGCCAGTTCAATTATCGAAGATTTTACTCAAGGGAGAAGTACAAAACTTCCGTACGCTCCCGAGATGTTGTCTTCCTTACTAATTCATGACTCACAAAATAGCCCAAAATTAAATGCGGATTGGAAGCAATATACTTGCGACATTTGTAAAGACAAGGACAACAAAAATCTCATTGCCATTGGCACTAAAAATTGGGAAATTCATTTGAAAAGTAGACGTCACAAAGCtaatataaataaacaGCATAAAAAACTAAACTTCGAAAAATGGCAGAAACGGAAAATCGAGGAAGTTGACCATTAA
- the RIM20 gene encoding Rim20p, with amino-acid sequence MADLFSIPFKRTLQFSLKDAISQVIDSKFYQTAASVTNDLILLEKYRDILSHLDVSNEDLQELIKYYLSLKAISVKLPDDQIEFTWFNTLGLKSSGLTRNSLKFEILNVLYNIGAMYSLLSVSNNLSSNDGLKESCRLFKLAAGCFQRIYDEEVKTGFTFFDENTLQSLIHLMLAEAQEMVWKKAYFDDKERHSILSRLALQVSIFYEDASRYANRSPLIRTDWIKGMSFKSKYYTAVSYYRSALLQLEKQNFAQAICDLTYALSILKKMTLNDSLVEWKIDMQNLLETTERDNDLIYLQASVQKVSPIKPAVIVQPEFFKEIDMKDNEMFKNLLPVDVIESCSAFSERVENYVNENITNPLKAMNKILLENISFSGVFESMYITEQEWDSYEASLKDLNEIRNYITSKLKSLRNTINHEIDENEEMIRKHGQIRWKVESIDDGIRGYLSDLERIENYALDGQRIDTETEHLFGTLDHDLVTNVTKAPESNNPVLKEVFSLLKQRKEHIRVAERKIIENKLLPKIISYYKKTGSIDFEPVYQDYIRVFDEDLNTVQKEKAKNIEILSQISNGVQQQAKVSRVDPLTLYMEELKHSTRILSDVKQNITSGKKFYDDLVKAIQAKEERINDYIIKRKNERETMNRVLEEKMG; translated from the coding sequence ATGGCAGATCTGTTTTCCATCCCTTTTAAACGCACTTTGCAGTTTAGTTTAAAGGATGCTATAAGTCAAGTTATTGATAGCAAATTTTATCAAACCGCCGCATCGGTAACGAATGATTTGATCTTGCTCGAAAAGTATAGAGATATTTTATCCCATCTCGATGTCTCTAATGAAGATCTACAAGAGCTAATAAAGTACTACTTATCTCTTAAGGCAATCTCTGTGAAACTTCCGGATGATCAAATTGAATTTACCTGGTTTAATACCCTTGGGTTGAAATCATCTGGTTTGACCAGAAATAGCCTtaaatttgaaatattAAACGTTCTATACAACATCGGTGCAATGTATTCCCTACTTTCTGTTTCAAATAACCTGTCCTCAAATGATGGGCTGAAAGAAAGTTGTCGACTTTTCAAACTAGCAGCGGGTTGCTTTCAACGCATATATGACGAAGAAGTTAAAACAGGGTTTACGTTCTTTGACGAGAACACTCTTCAAAGCCTTATCCATTTGATGTTAGCTGAAGCACAAGAAATGGTCTGGAAAAAAGCCTATTTTGATGATAAAGAGAGGCATTCCATCCTTTCCCGCTTGGCTCTTCAAGTTTCTATTTTCTATGAAGATGCCTCTAGATATGCCAATCGGAGTCCCCTAATAAGAACTGATTGGATCAAAGGCATGTCATTCAAGTCAAAGTATTACACAGCGGTATCCTACTATAGATCAGCACTCTTGCAATTAGAGAAACAAAATTTTGCTCAAGCTATTTGTGATCTAACTTATGCATTAAGCAttttaaagaagatgactCTAAACGACAGTCTCGTCGAGTGGAAAATAGATATGCAAAATCTTCTTGAAACAACAGAGAGAGATAATGACTTAATATATCTCCAAGCCTCGGTTCAAAAAGTTTCTCCAATAAAGCCTGCTGTTATAGTGCAACCTGAAttttttaaagaaattgacaTGAAGGACAATgaaatgttcaaaaacCTATTACCTGTAGATGTTATAGAGTCGTGCAGTGCTTTCAGTGAGAGGGTTGAAAATTATGTGAATGAAAATATCACCAATCCTTTGAAAGCaatgaacaaaatattacttgaaaatatctctttttctggGGTCTTTGAGTCTATGTATATCACTGAGCAAGAGTGGGATTCGTATGAagcttctttgaaagaCTTGAATGAAATAAGAAATTATATTACGAGCAAACTGAAGTCTTTAAGAAATACTATAAACCATGAAATCGATGAGAACGAAGAGATGATTCGTAAACATGGTCAAATAAGGTGGAAAGTAGAATCCATTGATGATGGGATACGTGGATATTTATCCGATTTGGAAAGGATTGAAAACTACGCCTTAGATGGACAAAGAATAGACACTGAAACTGAGCATTTATTTGGAACATTGGATCATGATCTTGTTACAAACGTTACAAAAGCTCCAGAATCTAATAACCCTGTACTTAAGGAGGTGTTTTCGTTACtgaaacaaagaaaagagcaCATAAGAGTAGcagaaaggaaaataattgaaaacaaactACTCCCCAAAATTATTTCCTATTACAAGAAGACTGGATCTATTGATTTTGAGCCTGTATATCAAGACTATATTCGGGTTTTTGATGAAGACTTAAACACCGtccaaaaagagaaagcaAAAAATATAGAGATTTTATCCCAGATATCCAATGgtgttcaacaacaagcAAAAGTTTCGAGAGTTGATCCATTGACCTTATATATGGAAGAACTCAAGCATTCGACTAGAATTTTGTCCGATGTTAAACAGAATATAACTTCAGGTAAAAAATTTTATGATGATCTAGTAAAAGCCATCCAAGCTAAAGAGGAAAGGATAAATGactatattattaaacGTAAAAATGAAAGGGAAACTATGAATCGTGTATTAGAGGAGAAAATGGGATAG
- the EFR3 gene encoding Efr3p, with translation MGFLFTPKHQKLVNQCYPPGRTPDKKPKSSETSYLLYYVNSRRPKLEKVSTYLVKKSNTDLNRKRSGNVSVTLELLAKIVDNCSENMNIFIKDFINIMIKVLNNNNFNNDPTIVGLIERVLFAICSNLDGSLVSGDSEFLELFKNFVTLYFNVASSRVNDTDLVLKGCLDFSKISNLGTIHQWSATAKNCVTIALEQFQQRHPAYAGATIDSVQSEPETQSLTKKPTITQTKSLGLDDVTDTSDYSILVLNAFFNTTETDKLTLSMHSLIESLLKTPNKELLQFICNGIPVQLRYIVILLFVRQLSSNSEENMIVILKLISSLLTSGVSIIGLSVIDILRKLLTVQLAKADSPLIVKQISVSIKDLNRKTYYKQQSYDMLSELSFKFIENQKAHHEDILKLDLDALFSTTGEECLDLDLYVDILPFVTNKEKLCSLLSQDTPHQVSFIRFFEKLSSLSKSDIELAISSCFKKYKGACLLSGLVYYLNHSQSSADYYIYHRYAAQFLELADYQSQVDYKQSHREVFTKEDLLNYYSDSGSNVYSEKGRDILLLDDHSNSNDVSPVNGKTSELSPIALPQINFPSSNMNGTVFRKQSPAHDIHSIRSLKRNATPKVKYLKTLVDNQKKNETATKSLRGSQSVKSKVTNITFLLDELNNDTHDIKITDPDDEDVIGMEKEDLVRSYSLRMSTIQSATSRNSRSFIPSAEVQKTEAPVDDFKDAQEDIEVSSSTRGRLFMA, from the coding sequence ATGGGCTTCCTATTTACTCCCAAACACCAGAAATTGGTGAACCAATGTTATCCTCCAGGCCGTACACCAGACAAGAAGCCAAAAAGTTCAGAAACGTCATATTTGTTGTATTATGTGAATTCGAGACGTCCAAAGCTAGAGAAGGTGAGTACCTATCTTGTAAAGAAGTCAAATACCGACTTAAATAGGAAGCGTTCAGGTAACGTTTCTGTTACCTTGGAACTATTAGCGAAGATAGTGGATAATTGCAGTGAAAATatgaatatcttcattAAAGACTTCATTAATATCATGATCAAAGTATTGAACAAtaacaatttcaataatgaTCCCACGATAGTTGGTCTTATTGAAAGGGTTCTTTTTGCAATTTGCAGCAATTTAGATGGTTCCCTCGTAAGCGGAGACTCGGAGTTTCTGGAgcttttcaagaatttcGTAACATTGTATTTCAACGTGGCCAGCTCTAGAGTCAATGATACTGACTTGGTTTTAAAAGGTTGCCTTGACTTTTCTAAGATCTCTAACCTAGGTACAATTCATCAATGGTCAGCTACTGCTAAGAATTGTGTCACCATAGCCTTAGAGCAGTTTCAGCAGAGACATCCAGCCTATGCCGGCGCAACTATTGATTCTGTGCAATCTGAACCAGAAACGCAATCGCTTACAAAGAAACCAACGATAACGCAAACAAAGTCTCTAGGTTTAGATGATGTTACTGATACATCCGATTATTCAATTCTGGTATTGAATGCTTTCTTTAACACAACAGAAACTGATAAACTCACACTCAGTATGCATTCACTAATTGAAAGTTTATTGAAGACTCCTAATAAAGAACTATTGCAATTTATTTGCAACGGAATTCCAGTTCAATTGAGATACATTGTTATCCTTCTCTTTGTTAGACAATTAAGCTCTAactcagaagaaaatatgatTGTGATATTAAAATTGATATCTAGTCTTTTGACATCAGGTGTTAGTATCATTGGTTTATCTGTTATTGATATCTTAAGGAAACTACTTACAGTGCAACTAGCAAAAGCTGACTCACCACTTATTGTGAAACAAATTTCGGTCTCAATCAAAGATTTAAATCGAAAGACTTATTACAAACAGCAATCTTACGATATGCTAAGTGAGTTGAGTTTCAAATTCattgaaaatcaaaaagcCCATCACGAAGATATATTAAAGTTAGATTTGGATGCTTTATTCTCAACCACTGGCGAAGAATGTTTGGACCTGGATCTTTATGTTGATATTCTACCTTTTGTCacaaataaagaaaaattgtGCAGTCTTTTGTCTCAAGACACGCCGCATCAAGTTTCATTCATaagattctttgaaaaactcTCTTCACTATCAAAAAGTGATATTGAACTTGCAATTTCATCATGCTTCAAAAAGTATAAGGGTGCATGCCTTTTATCAGGGTTGGTGTACTATTTGAATCATAGTCAATCTTCAGCtgattattatatttatcaCCGCTATGCAGCACAGTTTTTGGAACTTGCAGATTACCAATCCCAAGTTGACTACAAGCAGTCTCACAGGGAAGTATTTACGAAGGAAGATTTATTAAATTACTACTCTGATTCTGGTTCCAATGTTTATTCggaaaaaggaagagacatattattattagatGACCATTCTAATAGTAATGATGTTAGTCCTGTAAATGGGAAAACAAGTGAATTATCCCCTATAGCGTTACCACAAATAAactttccttcttctaatATGAATGGAACTGTTTTCAGAAAACAATCACCTGCGCATGACATTCACTCAATCAGATCTCTAAAGCGTAATGCAACACCAAAAGTCAAATATTTAAAGACATTAGTCGATaatcagaaaaaaaacgaaacaGCTACAAAGTCGTTGCGCGGCTCTCAATCTGTCAAATCAAAGGTTACGAACATTACATTTTTGCTTGATGAGTTAAATAATGACACTCATGATATAAAAATCACTGACCctgacgatgaagatgtgATAGGgatggaaaaagaagatctgGTAAGGTCATACTCTCTGAGAATGAGCACCATCCAGAGTGCCACATCCAGAAATTCAAGATCATTCATTCCATCAGCAGAGGTACAGAAAACTGAAGCGCCAGTGGATGACTTTAAAGATGCTCAAGAAGATATCGAAGTTTCATCATCCACTAGAGGTAGGTTGTTCATGGCATAG